The Miscanthus floridulus cultivar M001 chromosome 6, ASM1932011v1, whole genome shotgun sequence genomic interval GTGTTGCACTTTTCAGGGGACCAGGGAAATTGAAAAGCATCTGAACCAGGTCAATGTTTCAAAAAGGATAACAAATACACTGAAGTTTGCAGCCAGAAATTTAAATTAACATTTTGGTATTGTCCCGCTAAAGCAAATCACATGACTCATGAAAAAGCAGATGCAATTTGTATGTCCAGAACTTTATCGCCCTTTGCATGCTGCCCTCTCAATATGTTTGTTCACCATCTAATCGATTCATTTATATTCTTAAAGTGTGATTAGAATGTTATATCAAATGTGTCTTACGCATTCATAAGTTCACTGAAGTTGTTGATTGGCTTGCTTTGCAATTATTCGCTACTTTGGCTGTGTGATGATACCAGTTCCCTCACTGTCCTCCATAAAGTACCTCTCAGCTGTCACACTTTACTTCCCTGTGTGTTTCATGATCATGCTAGACCCTTAATAAGTGTCTCGCTGTTCCATTTTAGACACCATGCTTAATAGGATTATAAGTTTGAACCTTTACAGATTGTTGTTTGACATGCACAACAAAGTGCACCCTTTTCGTCAAGAATGTGCTACCTTTGGTCCCCATCACACTAACCTACACTTTTGAGATTTAGAATGTGCTTTGTCCATCCTTTGGCAGTCATGCTGTATCTCATAAATTATTACAGACATGGAGTAAAATGCACGTTCAGCATGACTGCATGAGAAACTTTATGTTTACCATCATAACTTCCATTTTTCGACACTGATTGTCAAATGTTACCATTTTCTAGTAAAATTGCTTGACTGGGGCGAGGATGGTCATAGATCAGAACAAGAAATTGCTGCACTAAGAGCAGCATTTGCACAGGAGGTCGCTGTGTGGCATAAGCTTGACCATCCAAACGTTACTAAGGTGATCATTGCCTGAAGAAGCCCTTTTCATCCAACTTCTAATTTCTTAGGCTAAGTACTCTGCTGATATAAGACACTTCTTCAGTTATTGTTTATCTTTGTTTCATAGGACAAAGTCTAGAATTGTTGTCTGATATTATTAATCTCAACCCTATGGTAAACTTGGTTACTAGCACATGATGTATCTATTTCAACGTACCGAAATATGTGTCCAATCATCCATATGCTGTTGGTCTTCACATTGTTCCCCATGTCTGGGTATCTGACAGCATAGTGAGGGGCATATGCAGCACTAGTGCACTACTGCACTACCATCTCTCTTGATGCTTCAGTGTGTACTAATTTGTTCCAAAGCATGCAATGTATCCCAAAGTTAGTCTTGTAACCACTGGTAATGTACACTAAAACCTTTCTTTTACCATTTGATACATGAAAAAAATTAAGAACAATAGAAATTTGGAGGTTTTATGGCATTGATTTAGTTGCTTATGCTATGTTAATTGATTTCAACGTGATAGCAAATTTACCTAGAAATATGTAGGAGCTTTATTTTCTTTTACATCTTTAAAATTCAATATAGATTATCAACTACTATTATTACCTGTTCTTGTTTCTTGTTGCTGAATATTGATATCTTTTCAAGCGCAACTAGCTATCCTAACAACAACTTGAACTTTTACCTGACAGTTTATTGGGGCTATAATGGGTGCAAGAGATTTAAATATACAAACGGAACATGGACATCTTGGCATGCCAAGTAATATCTGCTGCGTTGTTGTTGAGTACCTTCCCGGAGGTGCACTGAAAAATTTTCTGATAAAGAACAGGAGAAGGAAGCTTGCCTTTAAAGTTGTGGTCCAAATAGCTCTTGACCTTGCCAGGGGGTAAGAAATTGATTGCTTTTCTTTCTTGATCTTTGCCTGAAACTTAGTTGTTATTTGTCTTCACTCTTTAGTCTTGGAAGATATAATTATGATATGTGTTGTTTCAATAGATTATGCTATCTCCACTCAAAGAAGATAGTGCATCGTGATGTCAAGACTGAAAATATGCTTCTGGACAAAACGAGAACTGTAAAAATTGCTGATTTTGGTGTTGCTCGAGTTGAGGCTTCAAATCCTAGCGATATGACGGGTGAAACAGGGACACTTGGTTACATGGCTCCTGAGGTATTTGATTTTAACTGTCTGTTCCTAACTCTAAAAATGGACCCTTGGAGAAGTTACCCTTTATATCAATAGGTATTTGCATGGAAACTACTTAGCTATAAGCAGAAACATGCCGCATATACACCAAAAGTATCTTAAAGACCACGCAGATTGTGTGGCCTCTAATCTCTTCAGTAGTTTGGTCAACGATAAGCAGGAAACATGCCTGCACCATACAGCAAAAGTATCTTAAAGAACACAACAGATTGCTTGGCCTTTAATCTCTTCGGTAGTTTGGTCGACGATTTCGTTATTCTCTTCCCAAAGCTACGTTATCCATTGTTTCGCACCGATGTATCATCTGCAAGGCAGCAAGATTTTCCCATTGATTTGAAATTTGTGTTCCTTTCTCTGCACTTGCATTTTTATTTCCTGTTTCTTGAAAGAGTGTACTTGTGGCTTACATAATTACATTGGCATATGCACGCAGGTTCTCAATGGCCATGCTTACAACAGGAAGTGTGACGTGTACAGCTTTGGGATCTGCCTGTGGGAGATATACTGCTGTGACATGCCGTACCCCGATCTTAGCTTTTCTGAAGTCACCTCTGCCGTCGTTCGCCAGGTGAAAATAAGACATGCCTCTGTCCCGTTCCTTGCTGCCATGTTGTCACTGAAATCCtgagctgaaatgaaatttttgcACAGAACCTGAGGCCTGAGATACCGCGCTGCTGCCCGAGCTCGCTAGCGAACGTGATGAAGCGATGCTGGGACGCGAACCCGGACAAGCGTCCCGAGATGGCGGAGGTGGTGTCCATGCTGGAGGCGATCGACACGTCCAAGGGTGGCGGCATGATCCCCAAGGACCAGACGCAAGGCTGCCTCTCGTGCTTCCGCCGGTACCGAGGCCCCTAACGCAGGGTTGCTTATACCCGGTGAATGGTCTCTACAGCTCAGTGTAATCTAATCGCAGAACTGGGTATAATGGAGAGGCTTCTCATTGTCATGGGTGTAAATGGAGGACTGGGGTGGTTGACGATTGATGTCCTTGTATGCTCGCTTCAAGTTCTAATGCTTGCTGTAAGTTAAGGTCAGGTCAGGTGTAGAGAGAGATGCTGTAGCCGTTTGCTCACATCGTTAATTTCATGGCCGTGACGTGAAGCAGGGTTATGTACTGTTGGATTAACCATCTCTTTACATAATGTTATGAATTATAATTATTAAATAACACATGAATCATCGTCAGGATATCCGATTTTGGAGCGAAGGTAAATTTTTGCTGTTATATTGTGTGTGAAATGGCAATTCCCGTAGTCTGTATACGGTACGGACGGTCGGATGATCGCAAGAGGTACTGCGTGCAAGGACGGGCGTCCGATCCTGGATCAGACCTCGCCTCTCGCGCTCCTGCCTACTCGGCCTGGCCGCGTGTTCCCCAGAAGCAGGAGAGGCGCAGAGTAAAACATGGAGGCCAAGCCGCCGCCGCACACCGCCGTCCGTTGATCTCTTACCTTTCCGATCCAGAGCCTAGCCCTCCGCCGTCTACCGGAGCTCTCCTCGATGGCGGTGAGCTCGCGGTTTCCCTCCCAACCCGCGGCGCGCGGCCTCCTGCGGCGCACCCCGCCGCGCATCCTCCCCGTCGAGCGCACGCCGCGCCGCCTCGCCCTGGTCGTCCCCGCCGTCTGCGGGGGGCCTGGACCGGGCGGATCGCCCGTTCCCAGGCGCCCGCCACCGCCGGCGGACGCCGCGACCGTGGCGCCGACCTTGGCGCCGTCGTCGGCCATCGATTTCCTCACGCTGTGTCATCGCCTCAAGGTACAAGATACGAATCGATTTCCTGTAATGCGTAGGATCAGACCGGCGATGCTCACAACATTTTTTTGTAAGAAAATTCTAAATAAGCAGAGAGAAAGTAAAAGTAGATGTATTGCCCTGCGCACGTGCAATAATTTGGATCGATTCATTCATGCCCCTCATTTCTTTGATGCCTAGGTCCATCATATCACATGATTCTGGTGCTTATTCCTTTTGTTTATTCTGCAGACCACCAAAAGGAAAGGATGGATAAACCATAGCATCAAGGGCCCTGAGTCTATTGCTGATCACATGTACCGAATGGCCTTGATGGCTCTGATTGCTGGTGATCTGCCTGCTGTCGATCGAGAAAGGTCTCAATCCATCTCTTCAAATTATTGTTTTGTCTTTCTCGTTTTGTTATGCTTTAGCCTTTGTCATATCTTAGTTTTCTACTTGGTGTTGACCATCATTTTTTAAACAGGTGTATCAAAATTGCTATTGTGCATGACATTGCTGAAGGTAGGTCATGTGCGTCATGCAATACACAAACTGTTGGTGTGTTGTATGTTCAATGCACTTATCTGATCACGAAAACTACACTTCACCTGCCAATACTTTATTAGCCTAAATGCCTAATTCTTCCGCAAAGGCCACCTTTGGTAAATTACTCaaatcaaatattcaaaattcTTTGTTTAACAGCTATTGTTGGTGACATTACCCCATCGGATGGTATACCTAAGGCTGAAAAAAGCCGGCGTGAACAGGCAGCTCTAGATGAAATGTGTGAAGTTCTTGGTGGTGGGCCAATTGGTGGGTGCACATTTTTTATGTTAAATGTCAGATCATGTAGTAACTTCTAACACCAAAAGACTAACTATTTATCTATAATATTTCTGTTTTGCAGCTGATGAGATTAAAGAGCTGTGGGAAGAATATGAAAACAATTCTTCTATTGAAGCCAATCTTGTAAAAGATTTTGATAAAGTATTAAGGCAGTTGTTTTTCTAATGTCCTTTCATTATTGTTATCTGACTCTCTCCACTGTGTGATATTAATTTTCATCATGATTCATGACTGCTAGCTGTAGCAATGTATAAGTTTGCTTTTACTTTCCAGATCCGTCAGATTTACCAACCTTGGTAGATTATGAACTTTTAGAGCAAGTTCGTCACAAGTACTTGCTCTTAGTTTGTTTTGAATCGAATTAGtgattgatgatttgcttgcATGTTTGTATGACGTGGCATAatagatttcttgttcttcatGGCCTTATTTACCAAGTTGGAACTTGTGTAATTTGTTAGTCTTAATTCCAAAGAATGCTAGTAAAGCTACTTTGAGGTTTCTTCCTCATATGCCATAGTTTTTATTCTTCAAAGCATGCAAATTAGTCTTTTTTGTTACATGATGGATATTTCATGTATATTTTTTTTATGTTTAGCAATACAATTACTTTCAtgcattttcttttgttttttcttcgTTATTATCATGTGTTTGGCGTGTTGTGTTTTACATTTCGTCTTTTTTCAGGTGGAAATGATTCTTCAAGCATTGGAATATGAGAAAGGTAATAACTTTTTTGTAATGACAAATTTCTGTACATTCAAAACATAAGCCAACTTTCATTGTCCTTAACTATAGTTGGCTATGCCGTATATTCAGTTAAAGTATTCCTGTTGAGTGTTGAATATTGTGAACACTCCAAGGGAGTAAACTGCCTtgttgatatgaaatgatttgcTCCTAGTATGAAGTATGGATAATAGAttatcttgttttttttttctgatgttaTTCTTGATAAATTATTATGATTTATGAGGTTATGCAAAACACATGTAAGGACCTGGCTTGTTGAACTAGCGTCACAGCTTAGAATTGTGAGTATTTATTTCATTATAAGGTGTAATATAACCAAACTAATTGCACTTTGTCACCAAACTTTTCACTTCAAAATTGAAAGACTTAACAATAAATGGCTCTTGTCATGTGTTGGCGTTTTACTCATCTTGTAAGACTATCTTAATCCATTTATCCTTCTAACTTGATGCATCTCGAAATTTACAGAACATGGCAAAGTGCTAGATGAGTTCTTTCTCTCCACTTCTGGTAATTTGATCCATCTCTGTTTCCTAACTCACTATGTCCAAAGTAGCGTTCGTTTCCAGCTGCCCCCTTTTCACCAAACATTTGTTTAACATGTGTTTCAGGCAAGTTCCAGACAGACATCGGTAAGAGCTGGGCTGCTGAAGTAAACGCGAGGAGAAAGGAGGGATGCGGAAAGCAGAAGTAGGAGCCTTCATCAAACTTCCACAGAAACATGTTGTGATGCGAGGGGCGGTGTGGCCAACTAAGGACTGGCAAGTTTAAGTGGGCCTGGAGTCGCAATCTCCATAAGCCAACTTCAACGGTGGCAGTTCACCGATTGCCACGGTTGTTCAGCCTTCCTAAGGAAGAACGGGAGGGTCATGGAGTGAACACTAGATTTTAGCTGAAAGGTTCGAAGTTGCTCGAAGACCAAGGGGTAGGTAAAACTGTAGTGTTTCGTTGTAGCCTGGGATCCAGCGAGGTATAAGATACTTTTTTTTTGGTTCAACCCCGTGAATAATGAAAGGGCGATGGTGTTTGCCCTTCTCATCTTCCCTGCCCATTTTTATTTTGGGAGAAATCTCTGCCCACAGTTAACTTATTTGAACTTGGCAATTAGTCTATTTTTGTATAGGCCTGCGCTGCGGTATTCTCAATTTCTGATGGGAGGTTTTCAGCTGCCATGCCCTAGGGATTTTGATTTTTAATTTTGGCTTTCTTTTATAAGCTAAAAGTTTAATGATAAAATGGGCATAACTAAAATTCTAATAATCAGCTCTTTTGGTCATGCCAATAAATTTTGCGGGACTGACCAAGGGGAGTCACTCCAGGTAGCTTGGCATTTTGTCCTAAAATATaagttgttttgatttttttagatacatatatATTTTACATGTATCTAGAACCTAGTATATAGATAGCTATGCATCTGAAAAAATCAGAACGATTCATAATTCGGAATGGTGGGAGTGCAATTTTGAGTAATTCCAGTCTGTTTGGAGCGACAAAAAGGCTACTTGAAAATTTGATTTATACATGTGTTATTATTGAGGTTTTAGATGAAAAGCTAAAATAAAAAAGTATTCTAGGTTCCCTTTGCGTGCCAgcatatgcaatgtttgtttaagagtaaaatgcaccctgGGTCCTTAAACTTTTAGTGCATTCCCATCTGGGTCCTCAAACTAAAAAAGCGACTATCTAGGTCCCTCATCTATTGCCGCCGTGCACTAGAGGTTCAAAACCAGCCACGCAAGCACCAACATCCGACGTGGCACGTTCTCTGGCGTGCCACGTCGCCCAGTTGTGGCACGGGCCCAGTGTTCAGCTACCACCGTGGCGTGCCACGTCGGATGTTGGTGCTTGCGTGGTTGGTTTTGGACCTCTGGTGCACGGCGGCAATAGATGAGGGACCTAGATAGTCGCTTTTTTAGTTTGAGGACCCAGATGGGAATGCCCTAAAAGTTTAAGGACCcagggtgcattttactctttgtTTAATGTTGGCGCACCAATGATGTTTGAGCCAGTCTCCAGTACCATTGGTTCCAGTTTACAGTTTCAGCAGTCGTGGCTCCGCAAGACCTCGCTTGGCTTCCTTCTCAGACGTTACTCTCCGACGGCTGAGACTGGAGAGCAGTGTCTTGCGGCATGTTGTCGAGAAGGAAGCCGATGAGGTCTTATGGCCTCCGGGGTCCAGAATTGATCTTGCCTAATGCCTAATCGGAGGTAATGGGAATATGGGATCTGTCGCATACTAAGATCATGTTTGGAGGGACTCCTCCGGGCTGTAGCTATGACACTATAGCAGCTGTAATGGAACTGAAAAAAATCCTAAATATGCAGCTCCTCTGGCTTCTCTCCATTTCGTAGTTCATTTTGGGCGGACCAAATAGGACTCTGCAGTGTTTTGGGAGCTAGAGCCGAAGCCCCTAAAAGCCACACCAAATGGGCCGTAAGAGCCAAAGGTTGTCACCATCGGTAACCATGTTTTGAGTCCAATTGGCGATTCCTTAGTAAAACAGGAGAATGTTGCTTTATGTACAAAGTGACACTTCGACTATAACTATGCAATAGGTGAAAACCATATAACGCTGGTAGAATAGTAACATCCTTTTGATAACACTGATATGTGGCTCGAAATAGTCAGAAAACCAAAACAGAATTCGGTCACAATAATAACCTACACATCAAACTTCAGTTCATGCCGAACAGGCCAAGATCTCGACTAGTTCTAGTTACAAGAGTTACAGAGTTGCTGATCATACTAACCACTAAGAACTATCATCAGCTCAAAGCCACGCAAGGGACTAATAACATCACTCCCAAGCAGCAATTTTCTCAAAGATTCTCTTTGGATCAAATGTGAAATAATACCATAAACATACTTGCATCTCTTTACATGACTAACGGTGCTCATTCAAACTACCTAAACCACCATCTCATGCCAGCATTTATCGGGTCATGAAGAAAAGGGGTGTAATGGTGGATATATGGGTTAATTGTCCGCCCAATTTTAAGCCAGATAGCTCTATGATAAACGGCAGTGAAGGGAGAATGGTACATGAGCTTCAGCAACTGCACCACCAGGAAAAGAGAATGAGATTAGAATTTAATGAACCATCATATTCTGCAAATATTATAAAGGCTATTGGTACAGTCCTGACGTTCTAAATGTCATGGATGTAACAGAGTTCAGCCATGCACGCCTAGGCGGCGCCTAGGGGCCAAGGCGCCACTGTTTCCAAATCGAGCTAGGCACGCCTGGACtcctaggcgtcgcctaggcgacgccttaagAACTATGGCCTAGATTCCCTTCTAATTGCTAATGGGCATGGTTATATTAGACAATTTGGCATGGTTATATTCGACCCTTCAAAACATATTTGCATGTCCACATGCATTACAAAATTTCTCTCTGATAATTGGTTATTCTAATATTTGCCCATCAGCAAGCATTAGCTATGGGGAGGAGATTTGCAACAAGTGAAATATCATATGCTAGAGGTCAAAGGTATGCCATCAAGGGCCAGCCATGTAGGGCATACACACCTAATGTGTGGTGACAAATTAATATATCGGTATATCCAAGACAGCATAGTGATAATCTTCGGGCTAGGTTTCTTGCGCTATTTATAAAACAGGTGGGGATCTCCATTAACTAACCTGCCAATACATGAATGTTTGCATAACATTTCGCTGTCGCCTGCACAGGTAGTTATAGGAATTGGAAGTTAAGTGACTaatagaagagagggagagggtgaaAAATAAAGGAAAAGACTAGGATCAACTCACGAGAACAGGGATAGGATCATAAGAAAGCCCAACAAAATCTCTGCATTTGAACGTAGAAAGTGGACTGCAGTTGTGTTTGTCTCAACCCATGTACAAGGCTGCTCCAAGTATGTCCTGCAAATTAACACACTCATATGTGATAACAATTTTACCAACAGATCAAAAGGACAAATATTATTTTCATTCGATAAAAGGGAACAGGTATTTTTTACAAGCCATAAAAAAGTTAAAAACTAATGTTTGTGTCTTATTAGCTCATTATGTCGTGGGCATTCTTTAGATAACCCTGAAGTAATGCCTGATGGACGCACCACAAGACAGGGATAAAGGAGTCTCACATAGGAACCTGCTTAACCAAAGAGATATATAGATGGGGTGGCTTGACTCTTATGAAACCAATCAGTAGAATCAAGGAACTAATTCAATCTCATATTATATCTAAATATCAAATTTAATCCTAGAGCTGGCGTGAACAATAAAATGAGGTTATTGTGAAATGACGCGCAGTTCTCCTGCGCTGTTCGAGGGAAAAAAAATGAGGTTATTGTTTGTGTGAACAGTGTGCCACCTCAAACATGGCCTGGGGCTGCTCCATCCATGGCCCCTAATGGGCTGCATAGGACACATTAACATCCAAGTCCCAACATATAAAGCATTTATGTTTTGCATTTTACAAGGGACAAGGGGTGTTCGACTATTGCAACTGTCAAGAGAATCAAGTGCATCACCAGTGTACAGAAACTGCTATGTTATGGCTTTGTAGGAGGTAGAAGCTCAGAAAAGATGATAAACATGGTAACCAAGATAACAATACAAACCATGACTAGATACAGCATGTCTAATCTATTGTTTTTTAATCCTAAAAGTCAATGACTAGGATGAACTACCTAACTCCAGAAATCCATCAAGTAATTTACCTGTACAAAGATGAGTTGGTAAAATGGCGCCGTAGAAATCGAGCGACATGTTCAAGTGCCCAACAAATTACAGGTACCAAAACAACTGCCAGAAAAGAGCATCTCATTATGCACAAGGAAACTCAGATGGTTAGGTAATAATGTGACTGAGCTTCATGTCAAGTGAACAGCTTATGCTTACGCTTCAAGTGCAGTTTAGATGTAGCAAACATAAGGCAGTACATGAATGGTATAAAATCCTTTGATGAAGTTACATGGTGACACCACGCCTGAACAGCCTGCAGGTTCCCTGCTCGGGGTATCTGATAGGAAGGAAATGGTTTATCAGTAGAAAACATTTAAATAGTAAAGGCATCTAAGTTGAGGAGGATGAAATATTAATTTTAAAAATCAATTCCGTGTCACATACCCTGTACAAAGCAAACAAAGCATAGCCTGTAGTACATGTTGTGCCAAGAAGTGATAACCTATATCCCTTGTACTGGAGGGAATGCGGTGCCAATGGAAAGATGCCAATCAAGGCAACAATAAGAACCTattaggaaaaggagaagaaaattaATGGTATATGATCCAGATAAGATGGCTATTTAGTAACTACATATTCtagacacaacaacaacaacaacaacaacaacaacaacaaagcctttaagtcccaaacaagttggggtaggctagagttgaaacccagcagaagcaatcaaggttcaggcacaacTACATATTCTAGGCAGATCAACAGAAAAGGTTGTTATTGCTCTTCACTCATATATGGAAGCGATTAGCCGAGAAGCATTCATAAATCAAGCTACCGCATGTTGGAGCACTGATACTGATAAACTGTAGATACTTAGGGTACAGAATTGATAATACATCGATAATACAATAAATCCCAGAGAAGCATGTACGATAGCTTGCTAA includes:
- the LOC136458585 gene encoding serine/threonine-protein kinase 54-like — protein: MRQPTSAGGDAGFVRADQIDLKSLDEQLERHLGRPAERGVGPASGTGSRRGESARLGPEELTPLRRCREDWEIDPAKLVIKGVIASGTFGTVHRGVYDGQDVAVKLLDWGEDGHRSEQEIAALRAAFAQEVAVWHKLDHPNVTKFIGAIMGARDLNIQTEHGHLGMPSNICCVVVEYLPGGALKNFLIKNRRRKLAFKVVVQIALDLARGLCYLHSKKIVHRDVKTENMLLDKTRTVKIADFGVARVEASNPSDMTGETGTLGYMAPEVLNGHAYNRKCDVYSFGICLWEIYCCDMPYPDLSFSEVTSAVVRQNLRPEIPRCCPSSLANVMKRCWDANPDKRPEMAEVVSMLEAIDTSKGGGMIPKDQTQGCLSCFRRYRGP
- the LOC136458586 gene encoding uncharacterized protein — translated: MAVSSRFPSQPAARGLLRRTPPRILPVERTPRRLALVVPAVCGGPGPGGSPVPRRPPPPADAATVAPTLAPSSAIDFLTLCHRLKTTKRKGWINHSIKGPESIADHMYRMALMALIAGDLPAVDRERCIKIAIVHDIAEAIVGDITPSDGIPKAEKSRREQAALDEMCEVLGGGPIADEIKELWEEYENNSSIEANLVKDFDKVEMILQALEYEKEHGKVLDEFFLSTSGKFQTDIGKSWAAEVNARRKEGCGKQK
- the LOC136456291 gene encoding uncharacterized protein isoform X2, whose product is MGDASSSSWPSTGAAAAYDYERDPRWAEYRTSSAVLPHLFSQPYVRAQLQQKFYRRFVDPDFSVEGMSSTTSTQPSASSGGASTSADENARPPDSARSILSLQLDRRSLHFSVSAWVLIVALIGIFPLAPHSLQYKGYRLSLLGTTCTTGYALFALYRIPRAGNLQAVQAWCHHVTSSKDFIPFMYCLMFATSKLHLKLVLVPVICWALEHVARFLRRHFTNSSLYRTYLEQPCTWVETNTTAVHFLRSNAEILLGFLMILSLFSRQRNVMQTFMYWQLLKLMYHSPFTAVYHRAIWLKIGRTINPYIHHYTPFLHDPINAGMRWWFR
- the LOC136456291 gene encoding uncharacterized protein isoform X4, with translation MSSTTSTQPSASSGGASTSADENARPPDSGTNSSGPARSILSLQLDRRSLHFSVSAWVLIVALIGIFPLAPHSLQYKGYRLSLLGTTCTTGYALFALYRIPRAGNLQAVQAWCHHVTSSKDFIPFMYCLMFATSKLHLKLVLVPVICWALEHVARFLRRHFTNSSLYRTYLEQPCTWVETNTTAVHFLRSNAEILLGFLMILSLFSRQRNVMQTFMYWQLLKLMYHSPFTAVYHRAIWLKIGRTINPYIHHYTPFLHDPINAGMRWWFR
- the LOC136456291 gene encoding uncharacterized protein isoform X1 → MGDASSSSWPSTGAAAAYDYERDPRWAEYRTSSAVLPHLFSQPYVRAQLQQKFYRRFVDPDFSVEGMSSTTSTQPSASSGGASTSADENARPPDSGTNSSGPARSILSLQLDRRSLHFSVSAWVLIVALIGIFPLAPHSLQYKGYRLSLLGTTCTTGYALFALYRIPRAGNLQAVQAWCHHVTSSKDFIPFMYCLMFATSKLHLKLVLVPVICWALEHVARFLRRHFTNSSLYRTYLEQPCTWVETNTTAVHFLRSNAEILLGFLMILSLFSRQRNVMQTFMYWQLLKLMYHSPFTAVYHRAIWLKIGRTINPYIHHYTPFLHDPINAGMRWWFR
- the LOC136456291 gene encoding uncharacterized protein isoform X3, with protein sequence MGDASSSSWPSTGAAAAYDYERDPRWAEYRTSSAVLPHLFSQPYVRAQLQQKFYRRFVDPDFSVEGMSSTTSTQPSASSGGASTSADENARPPDSGTNSSGPARSILSLQLDRRSLHFSVSAWVLIVALIGIFPLAPHSLQYKGYRLSLLGTTCTTGYALFALYRIPRAGNLQAVQAWCHHVTSSKDFIPFMYCLMFATSKLHLKLVLVPVICWALEHVARFLRRHFTNSSLYRTYLEQPCTWVETNTTAVHFLRSNAEILLGFLMILSLFSC